From a region of the Cucumis sativus cultivar 9930 chromosome 6, Cucumber_9930_V3, whole genome shotgun sequence genome:
- the LOC101204208 gene encoding E3 ubiquitin-protein ligase RMA1H1, producing MEQEYLEETLMQNDNSLGGDRLCLDNQIYISDAEDEASHGFDCNICLDSVQDPVVTLCGHLFCWPCIYKWLHCKKLSAQRCQQVECRCPVCKAKVSRATLVPIYGKFQTTDASKAEAPPNLGPAIPRRPLGRHACEAETPASPTPQLHSDNYSPQSHSYYAQTQNEYIASSMLSSSSITTNIIHPVIGMFGDTIYARTFGNTTTNLYTYPNSYGNVNNSSVRLRRHIMQADESLSRICFFFFCCLVICLLLF from the coding sequence ATGGAACAGGAGTACCTTGAAGAGACTTTGATGCAAAACGACAATTCATTAGGAGGAGACAGATTATGTTTAGacaaccaaatatatatttcagaTGCTGAAGATGAAGCTTCCCATGGCTTTGACTGCAACATATGCCTAGACTCGGTTCAAGATCCTGTTGTAACCCTTTGTGGTCATCTCTTCTGTTGGCCCTGCATTTATAAATGGCTTCACTGCAAGAAATTATCTGCACAACGATGCCAACAAGTGGAATGCCGATGTCCTGTTTGCAAGGCCAAAGTCTCCCGTGCTACTCTCGTCCCAATCTACGGAAAATTTCAAACTACAGATGCCTCAAAAGCTGAAGCACCTCCAAATCTTGGCCCAGCCATCCCACGCAGGCCGCTTGGGCGGCATGCTTGTGAGGCAGAGACACCAGCATCTCCAACCCCCCAACTTCATTCCGACAACTATTCTCCTCAGTCACACTCGTACTACGCACAAACACAAAACGAATACATCGCTTCGTCAATGCTTAGCTCAAGCAGTATCACAACAAACATTATCCATCCAGTGATCGGAATGTTTGGTGACACGATTTACGCAAGAACGTTTGGAAACACAACAACGAACCTGTACACTTATCCAAATTCATATGGTAATGTGAACAACAGTAGTGTAAGACTGAGGAGGCACATAATGCAGGCTGATGAGTCACTGAGCAGaatctgttttttctttttttgctgCTTAGTAATATGTCTTCTTTTATTCTAA